In Mytilus edulis chromosome 6, xbMytEdul2.2, whole genome shotgun sequence, the following proteins share a genomic window:
- the LOC139528266 gene encoding LIM domain kinase 2-like isoform X5, whose protein sequence is MIDKLLKNSSESLQLTVEHDPVKSPRLTDTPPCSPRSLESPTQSDDVVIINGVPVKKRLKPHLRNLSPSRRRSKSPSPSPTSRQKSVDLTRAHSFRLQNLNHRVFRASDLIHQEVIGAGFFGQAIKVVHKVTGEVMVLKEMIKFDEEAQKSFLKEVSVLRSLNHPNVLQFMGVLYKDKKLNLVTEYVPCGTLKDLLHDMNKPLSWIQKVKFAKDIAAGMSYLHSNDIIHRDLNSQNCFVKQNMTVVVADFGLARVIPDPYFRHSEKPSPPKLHGKKRFQRKKRYTIVGSAYWMAPEMLNGQKYDEKVDQFSYGIVLCEVIGRVFADPDLLPRTIDYGLSVDMFYKQFCVETSCPDPFYKIAVTCCQLVPEKRPSFEKIEVLTDSLLLHLEHGGPLPPDLRGNPVEYYYSIRDGHNTPATKYHIKETCSNGKSYDKETDNDTHSVDNTKDSGSDSDLNGSIIRPSELVSINISDVSNLSEYSEKSTPSDISICEKVPSERHKDMKFECARLNLFQDSDASHSKRYGNDFTQPDDAKRYAEDLKELKHSKRQANDFEEMDHSNRHDHDLKVSDQTKRHANKFKSADLTDNQSCDISNNLPSNQYSVDIKIQLSSEFNEVQDSRKNVIVELPSECDNVQDVSMEISARNKTSNSPNYIPVINSSDISIKKDISMESLNDYFDSHEKFEDKGKCSSADISMTDEQCNQLDVSRSEERLHKFITCSPNNSSASSSSSSYYSLSSSPGASLTFSSTCHVDEKIDENT, encoded by the exons ATG ATTGACAAGCTATTAAAGAACTCTAGTGAATCACTACAGTTAACAGTAGAACATGACCCAGTAAAGTCTCCTAGATTGACAGACACACCTCCATGTAGTCCCCGGTCTCTAGAGAGTCCTACACAGtcagatgatgttgtcatcattaATGGTGTCCCTGTCAAAAAGAGGCTCAAACCACATCTCAGAAA TTTAAGTCCTTCGAGAAGAAGAAGTAAATCGCCATCACCTTCACCTACTAGTCGCCAAAAAAGCGTTGATCTCACTCGTGCTCATTCCTTCCGTTTACAGAACCTCAATCACCGTGTCTTCCGTGCTAGTGACCTAATTCATCAAGAAGTTATAGGAGCTGGATTCTTTGGACAAGCCATTAAAGTAGTTCACAAAGTTACAGGGGAAGTTATGGTGCTAAAGGAAATGATTAAGTTTGATGAGGAAGCTCAAAAAAGCTTCCTAAAAGAG gtatCAGTGCTTAGAAGTCTAAATCACCCGAATGTTTTACAGTTTATGGGTGTGCTTTACAAAGATAAGAAGCTAAATTTAGTGACAG AATATGTGCCATGTGGAACACTTAAAGATCTCTTACATGACATGAACAAACCATTGTCATGGATACAGAAAGTTAAATTTGCCAAAGATATTGCTGCTGGAATG aGCTACTTGCATTCAAATGATATTATCCATAGAGATTTAAACTCACAGAATTGCTTTGTTAAACAG AATATGACAGTAGTTGTAGCAGACTTTGGATTAGCAAGGGTTATACCAGATCCTTATTTCCGGCATTCAGAAAAACCATCACCACCAAAACTCCATGGGAAAAAGAGATTTCAACGCAAGAAAAGATACACGATAGTTGGAAGTGCCTATTGGATGGCACCTGAAATGTTAAATGGACAGAAATATGATGAGAAAGTTGACCAATTTTCTTATGGTATTGTTCTTTGTGAG GTGATAGGGCGAGTGTTTGCAGACCCAGATCTCTTACCAAGAACCATAGACTATGGTCTCAGTGTTGATATGTTTTATAAACAGTTCTGTGTAGAAACATCCTGCCCAGACCCATTCTACAAAATAGCTGTAACATGCTGTCAACTTGTTCCAGAGAAAAG gccATCATTTGAAAAAATAGAAGTTTTAACCGACAGTTTACTCCTGCATTTAGAACATGGAGGACCCCTTCCACCTGATCTCCGTGGTAACCCAGTGGAGTATTACTACTCTATAAGAGATGGACACAATACCCCAGCAACAAAATATCATATCAAAGAAACATGCTCAAATGGGAAAAGTTACGATAAAGAGACCGATAATGATACACATAGTGTTGATAACACAAAGGATTCTGGGAGTGATAGTGACTTGAATGGTAGTATTATAAGACCGTCAGAACTTGTATCTATCAATATATCAGATGTTTCAAATTTATCCGAATACTCAGAAAAATCAACACCTTCAGACATTTCTATATGTGAAAAAGTACCTTCTGAAAGACATAAAGATATGAAATTTGAATGTGCAAGACTTAATCTATTTCAAGATAGTGACGCATCTCATTCTAAAAGATATGGTAACGATTTTACTCAACCAGATGACGCAAAAAGATATGCTGAAGATTTGAAGGAACTCAAACATTCAAAACGACAAGCAAATGACTTTGAAGAAATGGACCACTCAAATAGACATGATCATGACTTGAAAGTTTCTGACCAAACTAAAAGACATGCCAATAAATTTAAAAGTGCTGACTTGACCGATAACCAAAGCTGTGATATTTCAAACAATCTTCCATCAAATCAATATTCTGTAGATATTAAAATACAATTATCATCTGAATTTAATGAAGTTCAAGATTCTAGAAAAAATGTAATAGTAGAATTACCTTCTGAATGTGATAACGTTCAGGATGTTAGCATGGAAATAAGTGCAAGGAATAAAACTTCAAATTCTCCTAACTATATACCTGTGATAAATAGCTCTGACATTAGCATAAAAAAAGACATATCCATGGAGAGTTTGAACGATTATTTTGATTCTCACGAAAAGTTTGAAGACAAAGGAAAATGTTCCAGTGCCGATATTTCAATGACTGATGAACAGTGCAATCAGCTAGATGTAAGCCGATCTGAGGAACGACTACACAAATTTATAACGTGCTCACCGAATAATTCTTCTGCTTCATCGTCTTCGTCTTCATATTATTCATTATCGTCGTCTCCAGGTGCTTCTTTAACGTTTTCATCAACATGTCATGTAGATGAAAAAATAGATGAAAATACTTAA